AAATAAAATACGCACTCAATAGCACTCTTTCCTTGCATAAAAGCCTACCTTTGATTAGCTACTCTTAAGAATTAATTTTATAGAGCGAACCACCTGTATCTGCATACTAGTTTTACTAATAGCGCGGTTGCAAGTGGACAACCTAAAGCGCTACTAATACACACTAAATCGCGGCGGTTGCTAGTGGGCAACGTCAAGCACTACTAATACACACTAAAACGCGAAGGTTGCTAGTGGGCAACCTCAAGCACTACTGATACACACTAAAACGCGACGGTTGCTAGTGGGCAACCTGAAGGAGCACTAAAAAGAGGAAGCCAATGCGTCTCTATAAAGCCTTTGCAACTGTCGGCGGCATGACACTCATCAGCCGCGCTCTTGGATTCATTCGAGATATCCTCGTGGCCTTCGTATTGGGCACCGGCCCCATCGCAGACGCCTTTTTTGTTGCCTTTCGTTTTCCAAACTTGTTCAGAAGACTTTTCGGTGAAGGTGCCTTTAACGCCGCTTTTATTCCCCTTTTTGCAAAAGAGCTAGAAGGCGATGGCAAACAAAGCGCAAAGAACTTTGCCAATCAAGTCGCAAGTGTTTTAATCACAGCGCTACTCATCACAACAGCGCTCGCCGAGCTAACAATGCCATGGCTGATATATTTCATCGCACCAGGCTTCAGTGATAACCCGGAAAAACTCGATCTCGCGATTTTCCTCACACGGATTACATTCCCTTATCTAGCATGTATGTCACTGGTTGCCCTTCTCTCAGGTATGCTCAACGCATTAGATAAATTCGCAGCCGCAGCCGCAGTCCCTATTTTACTAAATGTCATTCTCATCGCCGCTATGAGCATCGCCGCTTTTCTTGAATTAAACGAAACAGCTACCGCAGGCATCATCTTAAGTTGGGGTGTCGCAATTGCTGGCTTCGCTCAGTTGTTTTTGCTTCTTTTTTGCGTCACAAGACAAGATTTCGCACTAAAGCTAAAACGCCCACGCCTCACCCCTCAGGTGAAAAAATTTCTATGGCTCAGCATCCCAGGAATTCTTGCTGGCGGCATCACTCAAATTAATATCATGATCGGCACCATCATCGCGTCCATGCAAGAAAGCGCTGTGTCTTTCCTTTATTACGCTGATCGGCTCTATCAATTACCCCTAGGTATTGTCGGCATTGCCATTGGTGTTGTCCTCTTGCCGGAACTATCAAGAAAATTACGCGCCAATGAAATGGAAGCGGTGCATGACGCTCAAAACAGGTCTCTAGAATTTTCAGCTCTTCTAACAATGCCAGCCGCTGTTGCCCTATTCACAATTCCAGAGCCAATTATAAAAGTCTTGTTTGAGCGCGGCGCATTTGATGCAACCGCAACCACAGCAACCTCAGCAGCGCTCGCCGCTTTTGCAATTGGCCTACCAAGCTTTGTGCTTATCAAAGTGTTCTCCCCCGGTTTTTTCGCCAGAGAAGACACCAAAACACCCATGATCTTCGCAGGCATTTCAATGATCATCAATGTGAGCTTGAGCCTTCTCTTATTCACTCAGTACAAACATGTCGGCATCGCTATCGCAACCTCAGTGGCCGGATGGGCGAATGCTATCCTCCTTGGAGCTCTTCTATATAAAAGAGGGCACTTCATTATAGACAGAGCCCTGGTCTCAAAACTACCGCGCATCATTTTATCAAGCCTCATAATGGGGCTAGTGCTATATTATGCAGCTCAATATGCAAGTCCATATCTCAGTTTGGAGTATGGCATTTGGATCAGATTCCTCACTCTTTTTGCTTTAGTCTCTTGCGGAGTTCTGGCCTATGGTTTATCAGCAGAAATAACAGGCGCGACAAGCTTCAAATCTTTAAAACAAAGTTTGCGGCCAAATCGCCAATAAATGACCAAAACCAATTCTCTTAACGGGGCTCAAATAAATGACACATCAAGAGCGTGTATTCTCAGGCGTACAGCCAACAGGCAACCTTCACTTAGGTAATTACCTTGGCGCCATTACAAAATTTGTTGCCCTGCAAGAAAGCCATGAATGTCTTTATTGCGTTGTTGATCTCCATGCCATCACCGTATGGCAAGATCCAAAGGAATTGGCTGGCAACATCAGAGAAGTCACAGCCGCCTTCATCGCCTCTGGCATCGACCCCAAAAAACAAATCATCTTTAACCAGTCTCAAGTTTCTGGCCACGCTGAACTAGCCTGGGTCTTAAACTGCGTCGCCCGCATGGGCTGGTTAAACCGCATGACACAGTTCAAAGAAAAAGCCGGCAAACATAAAGAAAACGCGTCTGTTGGTTTGTTCACGTATCCCAACCTGATGGCAGCCGATATCTTGCTTTATCACGCAACTCATGTGCCGGTTGGTGAAGATCAAAAACAACACCTCGAGCTTGCCCGTGACATTGCACAAAAATTCAATGTTGATTTTGCAGATACAATTATAGAAGCAAGCTTCGAAGACGGCACCTTCTTCCCACAGCCGGAGCCGCTTATTCAAGGCCCCGCCACCAGAGTGATGTCTCTTCGTGATGGCTCTAAAAAAATGAGCAAATCAGACCCGTCTGAGATGTCACGCATCACCATGACAGATAACGCAGACACCATCGCCAAAAAAATTCGCAAAGCCAAAACGGATCCAGACGCTCTGCCATCAGAAACAGACGGCCTAAAAGATCGCCCAGAAGCAAACAATCTCGTTGGCATCTATGCAGCCCTAAAAGGCGTGAGCAAAGAAGACGTTCTAAAAGACCACGGCGGCGCTCAGTTCTCAACCTTCAAACCAGCCCTAGCAGAACTCGCCGTTGAAAAAGTAAGCCCCATCGCAAATGAAATGCAAAAACTACTAAATGAACCAGCAGAGCTAGACGCGATCTTAAAAGACGGCGCTAATCGAGCCCACACCATCGCCGACCCAATCATGAAAAAGACAAAAGAAATCGTTGGGTTTATTGGGTAAAACGAGAACTGACTGTTCCTGCATCTTTAAAGGAAGTGAACATTTTTGTTTTAATCTTCCCTGAGGTGCCAACAGTTGTCGTTATCTGTGCTGTAGACGTAAGAATTAGAATTTCATCCCGCAATGCAAACGAAAAAAGGGGCAACGGCTATGTCGAAAACAGATTTATCTACTATGATTTTCTCAAAAGTCTATCCTTTATACGTTCAGAAAGCGGAAAAGAAAAATCGCACAAAAGAGGAAGTTGATGAAATCATTCGTTGGCTCACTGGTTATGATCAGGAAGGTCTGGAGAAACAGATCGAACAGGAAAGCAATTTTAAGGGCTTCTTCGCTGATGCGCCACAAATTCATCCGAACAGTTCGCTCATCAAAGGCGTCGTTTGCGGTATTCGGGTAGAAGAGATCGAAGATCCTTTGATCAAACATGTTCGTTATATGGACAAGTTAATCGACGAGCTAGCCAAAGGCAAATCAATGGACAAAATACTCAGAGCGTGACGACTTTTCCCTTCCGCAAGTTAGACACGCCCTCTATTTCTCGGTGTCAATCATACCCTGCGAATTAATTTCTACTACCGCGTCCATTACACTCATTCGAGCACCAGCTGCCGCACTTAGTTCTGCGAGCATTTACCGTTTGAACAGACTGTTCCGAAGATCGCTTTTGGGTCAATAGCATACCATTTCACTACACCTCACTACATCCGCAAACCATTCAAAACAAGACCGAAACTAGTCAAACAAAAAAGCCCCCTGAAACAATTACGGAACAGAGGGCTTTTTATTCATATTTCAAAGAAACAATTTACACAGGGACTAGTCCCTAGCTGCTTGGTCCGTTATTGAGGTCTGTTTCATCAACAAGCAATGAAGCTGCTTTACGCAAATCTGCGATTTTGTCTAATGCAAGATCATCAGCTTTAAACTCACCCCAGCTTTTCACAAGGTCAGACCAGGCCACACCTTCTTTAACCGGATATTCAAAGTTCACTTTTGAATAAATCTGCTGAGCTTTTTCAGATGATAAAAATTCCATCAATTTAACGGCTGACGCTTTATTCGGTGCATGTTTGGCCAAAACCATACCAGAGAGGTTCACATGAGCGCCCCGTGTCTTGGTGTTTGGGAAAAGTAATTTAACTGAAGCCGCCCATTTTTTCTGCTCAGGCTTTTTCTCATTATTTTGCATTTTACCCATATAGTAAGTGTTACCAATCGCCAAATCACATTGACCAGCATAAACAGCTTTCACTTGAGCCCGATCATTGCCAGAAGGTTTACGAGCTAAATTCGCTTTGAGGCCCTTAAGCCATGTCTTGGTTTTCTCAGCACCATTATGAGCAATCATGGACGCAATCATCGCAACATTGTAAACATGTTGACCAGAGCGCATACAAATTTTACCGCGCCATTTAGGGTCAGCCAATTCTTCGTAAGTAATCGCATCTTGGCCAACACGATCCTTAGAAGCATAAACAACCCGAGAGCGAACAGTTAGACCAAACCAGTCACCTTTCGCACTTCTATATTTGGCTGGAACATTGTCTTCAATGACTGAAGATTTAACCGGTTGAGAAATTCCTTTTTCAACGGCCGCAGATAAACGACCAATATCAACGGTTAGCAATACATCAGCTGGGCTTAATTTACCTTCAGCTGCGATACGTTCAATCAAACCTTTTTTCGCAAAAATAACTTTAGTTTGGATCCCGGTCTGTTTGGTGAATTCTTCCAAAAGCGGCTTAACCAAATAAGGTTGGCGATAGGAATAGATATTCACCACGCCCTTATCAGCTGCATGAGCTTCAGAGGCTAAGTAAGCTGAATTTGAGAAAGAGGAGAGAGAAACAACGCCAAAAGTGGCTACAGCAAAAGAGTACGAACAAGCTTTAAGCTTACGCTTGAGAAGCGCAGCAGGAAATAAAAACATATTTTCCTCCAATGAATGAGGGTCAAGGCCCCAAAATTGAATTAATCTTCAAGAAATTTAGAAAAATAATTAAATCCCTAAATTCCCAATTAAGCCTCAAGCTAGACTGAAGCAGTTAAGTCTGTCAATAAGATAAAGTGTACAATTAAGTAGCAGGCAAAAATATAATTAGGCCTGTGCAACGTCTTACAAAGTAAAAACTGAAACTACAGAACTATATCAACTATTGTTTTTATCTCAAATTAGCTCCGGTAAAACAGACGCCAAAACAAAGAGCATCAGCATCTCAGATACTTGCTGCCCAGCACCATAAATATCACCAGTTAATCCTCCATACCGACGCAACGCAATCAGACTAACAATCAACACACCCGCACCACTAATTAAAAACACCAGGAAAACGACATACCAAGGAAGCAAAGAAAAAAACACGATTGCACAAAAAGCCAAAGCAAATAAAACTGAAATCCAAGATGCAGCCCCACTAGAAACAGCCAACCCATCTGACCGAGCCCGCGGTAAAAGTAATAAAGCTCCCATAAACCCACGAGAACCAATATGAGCAAGTAACAAACTAAGCCCAACCAAATGAACTGAACCCAGTTCAAATAAGGCCACTCCTCGCCAAGCAAAACTCACCAAAAGTGCAAGAGCCCCAAAACTCCCCACCTGGCTATCCCTCATCACCTCAAGGGCACGCGCTCTATCATAAACCCCAAGTCCATCGAAGAAGTCAGCAAACCCATCTTCATGTAAAGCACCAGTTAAACAAATCCCTAAAACAAGAACAGAAACACATTGCAAATAAAACGGAACATTTAAACCGCCTAAGGCAAGAAGAAATCCCCAAAGAAGCCCGCCAATAAAAGCGCCCACAAGAGGAAAACACCAAGCCGCAGCTGCGAGAGATAATTTCTCTGAAGAAGAGGATACAAAGGAAGGCAAAGGCAAACGTGTTAAAAATTGAAAGCACAAAATAATTTGCTTTAAAAACAACAAGTCATAAATCCCTTACTAATCATATAGATATCTAATCAATCACGATTAGAAATTGCAGCTTCATCAAACGTCGCCATGCGGGCATGAGTAGCAACCGCACCTTTAACAAGCTCCACAGCAAGCGCTGCTCCTGTCCCTTCACCCAAACGCATATTTAAATTTAGCAAAGGTTCCAGCCACAAACAATCAAGCAATCTTTGATGCGCTGGTTCTGCTGAACAATGAGCAGCCAAACAATGATCAAGCGCGTTAACTTCTAGCAAACTCAAAGGAGCAACAGCTGCTGTAACCACAAACCCATCAAGTAAAACAGGAATTCGTTTTAACCGCGCAACAGCAACAGCACCCAGAAGGGCAGCTTGCTCCCTTCCACCAACCAAACGAATAATATCAATTGGTGAAGAAGAACCTGCTTTAGTTTTCTTATCCCTTTTTAGCTTATGAAACGCTAATGCTCGGTCAATAACAGTACTTTTAAGATCAACCCCTTCAGAACTAAGCCCCGTGCCAGGCCCAGCCCAATCAGCACCACACCCACCACAAGTGGCTGCCGCTAATGTAGACGCAATGGTCGTATTCCCAATTCCCATTTCTCCAAAATAAACCAGGTCCGCATCACAATTCTCAACACAAGACGCCCCAATATTAAGAGCTTCAAGCGTCTCTTCCTCTGTCATAGCAGCAGCAAGAGTAATATTCTTCGTAGGTTGATCAAGATGTAGAGGAATAACAGAAAGTTCATGGCCAAATACGGTTGTTAATGCATTGATGGCAGCACCACCATTGTTAAAGTTTTGCACCATCTGCTCGGTAACGGTAGCAGGGAAAGGAGAAATTCCTTCTTCAACAACCCCATGGTTCCCAGCAAATACAAAAGCTGAGACTTGGTCTAATTTCGGACATTCTCGGCCTTGCCATCCAGCTAACCATATAGCAATATCTTCCAAGCGCCCAAGCGATCCATTTGGCTTTGTTAATTGGTTTTGCCGCGCCTGAGCTGCCTCTTGAAACTCAACTTCAGCAGCTGGCAAAGAATTTAAACTGGAAAGAAAGCTATCGATGGTCTCAAACATAAAATAATTCGTATCCAATAAGGGTTGCCTACATGATTATCTAAAAAATCACAGAAAAACAAACATTTAATGACAAAATATCAAATCATTATAGAATGATCAAAACGAAATTCGTGAGCCCTATGAATAAAATTTCACTGATTTTTGGCGGAGCAAAAAGCGGCAAAAGTAATTATGCCGAAAATCTAGCCATCCCTTATTCAAACAAAATCTATATCGCTACAGCTGAAGCCAGAGATGAGGAGATGCAAAAACGCATCAAAAACCATCAAAATCAGCGGGACAACAATTGGCATACAATTGAAGAACCAATAGACCTCGTTCCTCACCTAACCAAGCCATATACAGAAAACACTGTCATCCTTATCGATTGTATGACAATTTGGCTCTCGAACCTTATGGAAAAAAGTCTAAATATTACCGATAAGACAGATAGATTATTAAATAACCTGTCAAACTGTTCAGCTGATGTGATACTTGTTTCAAATGAGCTTGGCCTCTCAATCGTCCCAGAAAATGCATTAGCAAGAGCCTTTCGAGATGAACAAGGTTTATTAAACCAAAAGCTTGCCAAAAGGGCCACAAATGTAGTTTTTATAGCCGCAGGACTACCGCTAATTTTAAAATAAACATCATTTCTGATGAATTCATGAGAAGAGATCTCTAAATGCCCCATAAAATCCCTGTCACCGTAATCACTGGCTTTCTTGGCGCTGGTAAAACAACACTCATTCGCAACTTGATTGAAAGCGCCAATGGCAAACGCCTAGCTCTGATCATCAATGAATTCGGTGACGTCGGCGTAGATGGTGAAGTTTTAAAATCTTGCGGCGATGAAAATTGTACCGAAGATGACATTGTAGAACTGGCAAACGGTTGTATCTGTTGTACCGTCGCAGAAGATTTTATTCCCACAATGGAAAAATTACTGAGCCGCGATCAGCGCCCGGATCACATCATTATTGAAACATCCGGCCTCGCTTTACCGCAACCACTAGTACGCGCATTTAATTGGCCAGAGATTAAAACCGAAGTGACCGTTGATGGCGTTGTAACAATCGTCGATGCCCCTGCCGTCTCAGAAGGACGCTTTGCCGCTAATGAACATCAAGTCCAAGCTCAGCGAGAACAAGACGAAGCACTAGATCACGAAACACCACTTGGCGAGCTTTTTGAAGACCAGGTGAATTGCGCTGATCTGATTGTTCTCTCGAAAACAGATCTAATCGACGATCAAGCCATAACCAATGTAAAGGCTCTCGTCTCTAAAGAAACAAGAGACGGCGTGCAAATGGTCAAATCTCAAAAAGGCAAGCTACCATTAAATGTGCTTTTGGGACTAGACATGAAAGCTGAAGAAGACAATCGCATGTCGCACCATGAGCGTCATCACGCAGCTCACCACCATGACGATGACCACCATCACGATCATGACCATCACCATCATCACGACCACGATGATTTCGAAAGTTTCAGCATTACCTTAGAGACAATCGATGACGTGGAAAGCTTTAAAGCCAAACTGGTTGAGACCATCAAAACTCACGACATCTTGCGGCTTAAGGGCTTTGTATCTGTAAAAGACAAAGACATGCGCTTGGTAATACAAGCTGTTGGCCCAAGACTAGACGCATACTACGACAAACCCTGGAACCTAGAAGAAACCCGCACGTCGAATTTGGTTGTGATTGGCCAAGCTGGGATGGATAGAGACACAATTGCATGCTCAGTGTAACCAAAACTAAGTTTGGATACTTAAATTTATAAATAGTTTTCAAACTGGACGAAGTCTCTTTGATACTTTGCATACAAATCTGAAGGAAAAATACCTTTACGAGCAACTACCACACCACTGTCACCAGGCACACTCATGCTTTGCACATCATACTTATAAGAAAGCTTAGAGTATCTAAGCATCTGACCTTCAAGTTTCCGAATTCTCCTCTGACTGGCAATGCTATCAGTAGCAAATAAAGCTTGTCTGCGATTAACTTCTTTAACCAAGTCTTCTGAGTCACTATTTGACAACTGAGTTTGCCATTTTCCAATCAAACAATAATCTTTTGAAAGAGGAAATGTACATTCACAATTACCTCCTGCAGGGGGCATTCCATAATGCCCGACATCTAAATCTAAATTGAGTGCAGTATATGGACAATCTCCGATAGCAACCCTACCAGAAGGAGATCTTAATAGAGAATATTTAAACCCACTCATAAGTTGACACAAATCTTGAATACAAAATTGTATTGCATTTAAATATTCTAAATTATCTGCTTTTAATAATATCGATCCATCTGCTATAAGCTCAGAAGCTTGCTTTCCATCCCAAGGATGGTCCTTTAAAGCAAAA
This Hyphomicrobiales bacterium 4NK60-0047b DNA region includes the following protein-coding sequences:
- a CDS encoding Fe(3+) ABC transporter substrate-binding protein — protein: MFLFPAALLKRKLKACSYSFAVATFGVVSLSSFSNSAYLASEAHAADKGVVNIYSYRQPYLVKPLLEEFTKQTGIQTKVIFAKKGLIERIAAEGKLSPADVLLTVDIGRLSAAVEKGISQPVKSSVIEDNVPAKYRSAKGDWFGLTVRSRVVYASKDRVGQDAITYEELADPKWRGKICMRSGQHVYNVAMIASMIAHNGAEKTKTWLKGLKANLARKPSGNDRAQVKAVYAGQCDLAIGNTYYMGKMQNNEKKPEQKKWAASVKLLFPNTKTRGAHVNLSGMVLAKHAPNKASAVKLMEFLSSEKAQQIYSKVNFEYPVKEGVAWSDLVKSWGEFKADDLALDKIADLRKAASLLVDETDLNNGPSS
- the cobW gene encoding cobalamin biosynthesis protein CobW translates to MPHKIPVTVITGFLGAGKTTLIRNLIESANGKRLALIINEFGDVGVDGEVLKSCGDENCTEDDIVELANGCICCTVAEDFIPTMEKLLSRDQRPDHIIIETSGLALPQPLVRAFNWPEIKTEVTVDGVVTIVDAPAVSEGRFAANEHQVQAQREQDEALDHETPLGELFEDQVNCADLIVLSKTDLIDDQAITNVKALVSKETRDGVQMVKSQKGKLPLNVLLGLDMKAEEDNRMSHHERHHAAHHHDDDHHHDHDHHHHHDHDDFESFSITLETIDDVESFKAKLVETIKTHDILRLKGFVSVKDKDMRLVIQAVGPRLDAYYDKPWNLEETRTSNLVVIGQAGMDRDTIACSV
- the cobT_1 gene encoding nicotinate-nucleotide--dimethylbenzimidazole phosphoribosyltransferase, producing MDTNYFMFETIDSFLSSLNSLPAAEVEFQEAAQARQNQLTKPNGSLGRLEDIAIWLAGWQGRECPKLDQVSAFVFAGNHGVVEEGISPFPATVTEQMVQNFNNGGAAINALTTVFGHELSVIPLHLDQPTKNITLAAAMTEEETLEALNIGASCVENCDADLVYFGEMGIGNTTIASTLAAATCGGCGADWAGPGTGLSSEGVDLKSTVIDRALAFHKLKRDKKTKAGSSSPIDIIRLVGGREQAALLGAVAVARLKRIPVLLDGFVVTAAVAPLSLLEVNALDHCLAAHCSAEPAHQRLLDCLWLEPLLNLNMRLGEGTGAALAVELVKGAVATHARMATFDEAAISNRD
- the trpS gene encoding tryptophan--tRNA ligase — its product is MTHQERVFSGVQPTGNLHLGNYLGAITKFVALQESHECLYCVVDLHAITVWQDPKELAGNIREVTAAFIASGIDPKKQIIFNQSQVSGHAELAWVLNCVARMGWLNRMTQFKEKAGKHKENASVGLFTYPNLMAADILLYHATHVPVGEDQKQHLELARDIAQKFNVDFADTIIEASFEDGTFFPQPEPLIQGPATRVMSLRDGSKKMSKSDPSEMSRITMTDNADTIAKKIRKAKTDPDALPSETDGLKDRPEANNLVGIYAALKGVSKEDVLKDHGGAQFSTFKPALAELAVEKVSPIANEMQKLLNEPAELDAILKDGANRAHTIADPIMKKTKEIVGFIG
- the murJ gene encoding murein biosynthesis integral membrane protein MurJ, producing MRLYKAFATVGGMTLISRALGFIRDILVAFVLGTGPIADAFFVAFRFPNLFRRLFGEGAFNAAFIPLFAKELEGDGKQSAKNFANQVASVLITALLITTALAELTMPWLIYFIAPGFSDNPEKLDLAIFLTRITFPYLACMSLVALLSGMLNALDKFAAAAAVPILLNVILIAAMSIAAFLELNETATAGIILSWGVAIAGFAQLFLLLFCVTRQDFALKLKRPRLTPQVKKFLWLSIPGILAGGITQINIMIGTIIASMQESAVSFLYYADRLYQLPLGIVGIAIGVVLLPELSRKLRANEMEAVHDAQNRSLEFSALLTMPAAVALFTIPEPIIKVLFERGAFDATATTATSAALAAFAIGLPSFVLIKVFSPGFFAREDTKTPMIFAGISMIINVSLSLLLFTQYKHVGIAIATSVAGWANAILLGALLYKRGHFIIDRALVSKLPRIILSSLIMGLVLYYAAQYASPYLSLEYGIWIRFLTLFALVSCGVLAYGLSAEITGATSFKSLKQSLRPNRQ
- the cobU gene encoding bifunctional adenosylcobinamide kinase/adenosylcobinamide-phosphate guanylyltransferase, translated to MNKISLIFGGAKSGKSNYAENLAIPYSNKIYIATAEARDEEMQKRIKNHQNQRDNNWHTIEEPIDLVPHLTKPYTENTVILIDCMTIWLSNLMEKSLNITDKTDRLLNNLSNCSADVILVSNELGLSIVPENALARAFRDEQGLLNQKLAKRATNVVFIAAGLPLILK
- a CDS encoding DUF2200 domain-containing protein, yielding MSKTDLSTMIFSKVYPLYVQKAEKKNRTKEEVDEIIRWLTGYDQEGLEKQIEQESNFKGFFADAPQIHPNSSLIKGVVCGIRVEEIEDPLIKHVRYMDKLIDELAKGKSMDKILRA